CTACGCCCAGGCCGATGTCGCCGCGTCCTACGTCAAGTAAGTCAGGATCGGGACCTGTATAGTTGGTGATGGTGAACAGGTTTTGCGTCTGGATATACACCCTGCAACGACTCATACCCAATTTTTCGGCGAATGTTTTCGACAAAGTATAGCCCAGCTGTAAGGTTTTAGCCCTAAAATAAGACCCTGATTCTACGTAGTAGGTATTGGGTACACTGCTTGTAATGTTATCATTTACGTCCAGTTTAGGCAAACTTGCGGTTTTGTTTTCAGGGGTCCAGCTATCATACAGCATTTTTTTGGAACGGTTGCCCGCAAAAGCCCCGTTCATGTCGGTCCACCATTTAGTGTTGTTATAAATTTGGTTGCCGTAGTTCCAGAAAAAGAACATACTCAAATCAAAGTTTTTGTAATTGAAATCCAAATTGTACCCCATCTGAAACTTGGGGTGCGGGCTGCCAATAAAAGCACGGTCGTTGGCATTGATCACCCCATCGGCGTTAATGTCTTTGTAGCGCCAGCGACCTACCGAGTTACGGGCATTGGCCTCAGTGGTCTTATTGACACCGGGTTGTGCCGGGGCGGCCATTACCTCCGCTGCATCGTTAAAAAAACCGTCAATCACAAAACCATAAAACTGACCGATGGCCTCCCCCGTGAGGGTGCGCGACACTTGACCGTAGCGAACGCTGTTGGTAAAGAAATCTACCCCGGGACTGGATACTCTGTTACGATAGGCGGAAAAATTACCCGACAGCGAATATTGAACTTGATTAAGCCGACCTCGGTAGGTCAATGCCAAGTCTATACCCTTGTTTTCGGTGTTACCGATGTTGACAAAAGGGGCATTGAAATCGCCTTCTGCCCCGGGACGCGGAATCTGCACCAGTAAATCGGACGTTTTTTTCTGATACAGGTCCAGGTTCATTTCCAGGGCATTGTTAAACATTGCCAAGTCTAGACCTACGTTAAAAGTAGCGGTTTCTTCCCATTTCGACTGCGAATTGCCCTTGCGGTCGAGGTCGTAGCCTGCCACGATGGTGGTATTTGAGCCGGTAAGGTCATAAAAAGAACGCTGCGGATCGGAGCGATAAAACGTAAACTGGTTGTTGGCATCAATCTGGTCATTGCCTACTACACCATAACCCGCACGGAGTTTCAAATCACTGATGACGGCTGCGTTTTTCATAAAATTTTCCTGCGAAATGCGCCAGCCCGCGCTCACCGACGGAAACGTACCGTAACGCACGTCTTTGGCAAACTTGCTCGAACCGTCGCGGCGAACGGTGGCATTGAACAGATACTTGCCGTCGAAAGAGTAATCTACGCGTCCAAAAGTGGAATACAAAGACTCGACGCTCACCTGTGATGCATTGTTTTGGCCCACCGGTTGGCCCCGGTCGAGTACCCAAAAGCTTTCGTCTGTAAAAGGATAATATCCCACGCGATCGCCGCTGATCTGCTCAAAGCGATAATCTACAGCTTCCATCCCCACCAATGCTTTAAAATTGTGTTTGCCCACAGTTTTGTCATAATTAAGGGTATTGGCAAACGTCCAGCGGTACTGGTAATTGCTGCGAATGGCCAGGCTCGTGTTGAATCCGCCCTCGGAGTGTTCGGGGTTGATGTCTGAGAATGCCTTACGATAGCTGTTATTGTAGTCGATGCCAAAACTACTCCGGAAACGGAGGTCTTTCAGGATATCCACTTCGGCATACACACTGCCCAAAAGCCGAATGTCTTTGTCAGCATTTTTTCGTTGGCGGTACAAAATAGCCACGGGATTCTGGCCATTGCCGGTACCGGTAGCTTTCGACCCCGCAAAATTGCCCGCAATGTCATAGACGGGTACGATGGGTTGCATCCGGTAGGCTTGCGACCAGGGC
Above is a window of Runella slithyformis DSM 19594 DNA encoding:
- a CDS encoding SusC/RagA family TonB-linked outer membrane protein, with translation MKISIQQMLFCVLFYGLSRAHKSHSQEILSQSVSLAVENAEMKQVLTLLEKQVNVRFVYSSSAINTRQKLSIKATNKRLELVLEEIFKPIAIKYVVSENRILLKAETGVVPNAFAEKAEKSVPTEQLVKGRISDAEKGEALPGVSVLVRGTQRGTTTNANGDYVLSVPDNATLVFSYVGYLSQEVAVGNQTTVNIALKADTKSLQEVVVVGYGTQKKADLTGSVATVEIEQLLTRPAADVTNMLQGRVAGVVASGSNQPGGDGYVRIRGINSFGNNSPLVIIDGVQTTSTNSLNPNDIESMNILKDASSAAIYGARGAGGVIIITTKKGKANSTRISYDGFYGVSKVTRYPEMLNTAELGQLIWGQQKGAGLTPGSTQFGRGAEPVIPDYILAGSAGGLFEGNPLVDPSRYSFEQANFYQIVKANKQGTDWFKEMTQAAPTQSHNISASGGTDRAVYSLSLGYYNEAGLQKYTFYDRYSIRANSEFKLGKRIRFGETLFGSFRNRKGSTDNDEGSPWSQAYRMQPIVPVYDIAGNFAGSKATGTGNGQNPVAILYRQRKNADKDIRLLGSVYAEVDILKDLRFRSSFGIDYNNSYRKAFSDINPEHSEGGFNTSLAIRSNYQYRWTFANTLNYDKTVGKHNFKALVGMEAVDYRFEQISGDRVGYYPFTDESFWVLDRGQPVGQNNASQVSVESLYSTFGRVDYSFDGKYLFNATVRRDGSSKFAKDVRYGTFPSVSAGWRISQENFMKNAAVISDLKLRAGYGVVGNDQIDANNQFTFYRSDPQRSFYDLTGSNTTIVAGYDLDRKGNSQSKWEETATFNVGLDLAMFNNALEMNLDLYQKKTSDLLVQIPRPGAEGDFNAPFVNIGNTENKGIDLALTYRGRLNQVQYSLSGNFSAYRNRVSSPGVDFFTNSVRYGQVSRTLTGEAIGQFYGFVIDGFFNDAAEVMAAPAQPGVNKTTEANARNSVGRWRYKDINADGVINANDRAFIGSPHPKFQMGYNLDFNYKNFDLSMFFFWNYGNQIYNNTKWWTDMNGAFAGNRSKKMLYDSWTPENKTASLPKLDVNDNITSSVPNTYYVESGSYFRAKTLQLGYTLSKTFAEKLGMSRCRVYIQTQNLFTITNYTGPDPDLLDVGRGDIGLGVDHGRVPNPRQLLGGISVSF